From Cystobacter fuscus DSM 2262, one genomic window encodes:
- the larB gene encoding nickel pincer cofactor biosynthesis protein LarB, whose amino-acid sequence MDEKTLTRLLEQVKGGKVSVDAAVGQLKDLPFAELGYATLDTHRSLRFGFPEVVLGEPKTVEQLLGIVATLVERKQTVLVTRLQPDKAEALLAAHPKGEYHAVARIFHVKQGKPKAGRVAVVTAGTSDIPVAEEAALTAQAMGATVTRVYDVGVAGIHRLLRRREEIQSAHAAVVVAGMEGALASAVGGLVGIPVVAVPTSVGYGANFGGVSALLAMVNSCASNVATMNIDNGFGGGFYAALISRTRGQR is encoded by the coding sequence ATGGATGAGAAGACGCTCACCCGATTGCTCGAGCAGGTGAAGGGCGGCAAGGTTTCCGTGGACGCCGCCGTGGGGCAGCTCAAGGACCTGCCCTTCGCCGAGCTGGGCTATGCGACGCTGGACACCCACCGCAGCCTGCGCTTCGGCTTTCCCGAGGTGGTGCTGGGCGAGCCGAAGACGGTGGAGCAGTTGCTGGGCATCGTGGCCACGCTGGTGGAACGCAAGCAGACGGTGCTGGTGACGCGGCTGCAGCCGGACAAGGCCGAGGCGCTCCTGGCCGCCCATCCCAAGGGCGAGTACCACGCCGTGGCGCGCATCTTCCACGTGAAGCAGGGCAAGCCCAAGGCGGGCCGGGTGGCGGTGGTGACGGCGGGGACGAGCGACATTCCCGTCGCCGAGGAGGCGGCGCTCACCGCGCAGGCCATGGGGGCCACGGTGACGCGCGTGTACGACGTGGGCGTGGCGGGCATCCACCGGCTCTTGCGGCGGCGCGAGGAGATTCAATCCGCGCACGCGGCGGTGGTGGTGGCGGGCATGGAGGGGGCGCTGGCGAGCGCGGTGGGAGGGCTCGTGGGCATCCCCGTGGTGGCGGTGCCGACGTCGGTGGGGTACGGGGCCAACTTCGGAGGGGTGTCCGCGCTGCTGGCGATGGTGAACTCGTGCGCCTCGAACGTGGCGACGATGAACATCGACAACGGCTTTGGTGGCGGCTTCTACGCGGCGCTCATCTCGCGCACGCGCGGGCAGCGCTGA